In Halodesulfovibrio marinisediminis DSM 17456, the sequence GGTGATATCGAAATAGGAATGTTTGCCTGTCTCAAATCCTTTTTTGATTAAGGCAATGCCGGACCAGAAGTATGGAAACAGGACGAGTAAAACGGAGATGGTGACAGTAAGATTAAATGCCACAGCAATATTGCTGCCCAAAAACATAAGGCAAAGTTCAACAACTGTCATAAGAGCGGCGTTTACCAACAACCCGCGGCTCCCGACATTGTACTTATTGGTGTAGGAATATATTTTAGGTAAGAAGCCGTTATCTGCACTTGTTTTTGCAGCGCTGACGACAGAAAGGTTCCAGACAAGGAAGCTGGAAAGACAAGCAACAGCCATAACAATTGAAGAAATCTGACCAAGCAGTTTGGAACCGAAAATGTGAGCTATAGAAAGAGAAAAGGAGGCTGGCTGGTTATGAATGACCTTTGCTGTGAACATTCCCTCAATCACTGTTGTAGAAACAATGTACAGAATAGCTACTACGATGAACCCGACTATTGTGGCTATGGGCACATTCCGTTTTGGATTATTCACTAGCTCATAGTTGTTCGCGACAGCTTCGACGCCCATATAGGAGAACAACAGCACAGCAAAACCAGAAAGAACAGCCTTGCCCGGAGGCAGGTTGGTTACATTCCAGTTCTGCTCAAACAGGTGAACATCAAATGAAAGCCAACCAAATGAAGCTGTAAGAAACACAGAGAGCAAAAGGACTGTCACGGAACAGGAGACAAGAAGTGTAACAAGCTTTGCTCCGCGTAATGAGAGCAGTGTAAACACCCAAATGAGGATGATTACGACAACACCCAATATCATAGGATGATTTAGTGAGGGAACAAAGTAAGTAACGTAGCCGAGTCCGGCTATAAGTATTGAAACATTGGAGATGAGGTTTGAATAGACATAGAACAGTCCGCTTTTAGCCCCCAAAATTGGGTTCACATATGCGGACAATCCTGTGGGGCTGGGATCATCAAACATTGCCCCTGCCCGTACATACACTAGCGTAAGGCACAACGCCCCTGCCGTTACCAGCAAAAAAGAGAGCAACGTTATTGATCCAATAGCCGCCAGCTGCTGCGGTAAAGCGATCACGCCGCTCCCTGCAAGACTGGCAACAATAAAAAACGTTGCTCCGACAAGACCAAGCTTGTGTTTGGATGCTTCCATGGCGCGCCCTTTTTAAATTAAAAGTCATTCTATAGACTTTTAATTCTACGGCACCACGAAATTTACATCCTTTATTTCTAAATCACGCTAAAGGCGCTATACGCTGCTAGCTCAAACGTTCAATATCAATAAAATCAGGTGTAATGGTATGCACCTTAAATTGATGACCTTTAATTGTAATAATCGGTGTGCCGAGAGGTATGGAAACTGGCTCACGACTTATCACGCGCGGCCTGCTACCTCCCTTAAGAGTTCGCACTTCAAACAACACAGACATGCCGTCTTTCTTCACAAACTTGATGACATAGTGTGTCTCGGAGGCAGCAATAACCTTGTTTCTTTTAATGCTCTTAAAAGAAACGTCAGCAGGTTTTACCGTTGCGGAAACATTCTTGTATACCTGCGGAATATCAGTCGGCATATAAAAGTCACCGGAAAGACGGCCTGTTTTTTCAGGTACAGCAAATACTCTGTCAAGCAGCAGTACATCATCTCCTTTGGCCGAAGATAACACCTCATAGGTAACATTAGAGTAACCAAAGATTGTACTTTCTATATCTGATGCAGAGGCCGCAGGGCTATTAAGTGTAATAGTAAAATCTTTTGAAGCGCTCATCTTAGGCAATTCGAGAACTTCTTCATTGTATTTAAGTACACGCAGTATATCACCGCCTGTAACGACAGTTTTACGTGCACCGATTTTCATAGTCTGCGTATTAATTTTGCGGATACGGCTTTTTTTCGGCATCCTTGCTAAATCAATGTCAATTTTTACTTCATCAACAGCCAATGCCGAAGTCGATGTTTTTTGCGTAGAATCGTCTTCAGGTACTACTTTTACCAGCTGATACTTAGCACACCCTGCAACAAAAAAAGCACATGCAATACACACCAGTGCAGTTAAAAACGGCTTTCTCATGTTATACGCCAAAGTTGTCCATTGCATACTCTACCCGCTGTTTTTCGGACTGCAAAAGATGATGAATCTCTTCAACACTATCTAGTCTGCTTTGCAGACCGGTTTTGTTTGCAACTTGAATCGCCAGCCCCGGTCGAGCATTTAATTCCAGAATCAACGGCCCAAGATCTTTATCAAGCACAATGTCCACACCAAGATACCCAAGTCCGGTTACTGAATACCCTAATGATGCCTGCCGCAACAATTCTTCCCATCCTGGAATCTGAACATCGCTGATAGGCAACAACGTATCTGGATGCATCTCATGGTTATCGTTCTTCCATACCGCATGGGTTGTCTTACCGGTACGTATATCAATACCACAGCCCATAGCCCCCTGATGCAGGTTCGCTTTCCCGTCAGACTCACGGGTTGGAAGCCGCAGCATCGCCATAACCGGAACCCCCTTGTATACAATGATACGTATATCAGGAACACCTTGATATGCTATCCCCTTAAAAACAGGATCAAACTTAACGCAGTATTCAACCAGCGCCTTATCCGGCATACCACCAAGACTGTACATCCCGCTCAGAATATTCGAGATATGGAAATGAATCTCGTCTCTTGTAATAAAAGAGTCATCAGGCTTCAGGAAATGGGAACCAAGCTTACCGTTGATGACGAGAATACCGTTACCGCCTGCACCGCGTGCAGGTTTCACAACAAACGAATCATGCTTTTCCAGCAACTCAGGTAACTTCTTTAATTCATGCTGCGCACGGAATACTCCGTACAGTTCCGGAACATTCAATCCAGCATCAAGCGTAAGGCGTTTGGTGGTCTCTTTATCGTCCACCAAAGGATACAGTCTACGGGGGTTGTTAGGCAGCACGTATGCAGCATTACGGGCATTCATGCCCACAATACCATGCTCTTTTAAGTTCTTAAACCAACCGAACATGGCTTACTCCCGAATAAACGTGCGGAATCGAACCAAATCCATCAGACGATACCCTGTGTATCGACCCATCATAACGGTAAGCGCCAGCAGCACTAAGAAAAGTTCAGGAAAAACAAAGAACAAATGCTCTACATAACTATCTGTCATAACGAGGTATGCAAGCACAGCAACAGCCATAGATCCGACTGCCTGCTGAATAGCTTTAACTGCCCCCAGTTCATCCCACATCACAGAGATGCGTTCGATAGTCATACTCAAAATAACCATCGGGAACAGGCTTACAGAAACACCGCGCGGGATACCAAGTTTAAAACAGACCACACTGATTCCTGCCATAAGCAGAACTACGGTAATCAAAACACAGGCAAGACGCGGCACAAGAAGCAACTTCAGGTGCTCCAGATACAGTCGCACACCAAGACCAAGAATAATCACCACGGAGAACAGGCTTACCCCCCACAGCAACTGAGTTTCCCTGAAAGAAAGAGCAATCAGCACTGGCATAAAGGTACCAAAGGTGCTGAACCCGATAACATTTCGAAGGAATACCAAAAGGATGGCACCAATAGGGATAAGGAGAATTACCCTGTACGTAGCCTGAGCCTGCACCGGAAGGCTAAACAGGGAGTAATCAAAAAATGTCGGATGAGTTGCAGAGATACGATCCACAACGTTTTTCATGGCATCAATAGCATCAGGAACCACAGAAAGAGAAACCTGCAGGTTCTTACCACCCTTCAACTCTGCCAATGGAGCATCACCACGCCACCAAGGAACAAAGTTTACCGGAGTACTAAACACGCCCTTTGCCACATTGAACATATGCCATGAATCATTCTGATACAGCTCAAGCCAATGCGTGATGCCTGCATCACTGGAAGTTCCAAGGGTAATACCGTGTACTGATTGCGCCGGGATACCTGAAAGGTGCAACAGACGAACAGCCATGTTTACAACACCGCGGCTGCTTGCTGCGTCGCGAAGTAAGTAAGCTGCATTAGAGTCCTTTTCCGGATGCTGTAATGCCTGCATAAGCAACGGAACAAAAGATTCAATGTCAGCAGATTCCTTACCAATTTTGGAAAGAAGAGCATCAGCAGCGACAGTTTCAGCCTCGGAGAACTGCGGATCGCGAAGCTGCGGAATTTCCTGCGGCGGGCTCCACATAGGCAGCTCGCCCCCAGATTCAGGACGCAGCACAGCAGAATAAATGAGATCCTGCTTTCCATCTGCAAGACGCTTCGACCAGATAACAACAGAGTTCTGATCATATGCGTCATTGGTCAACTGCCTGTCTGTAATTCTCTGACTTACGCGCTGACGACCGTAACCAGCACCAATAAAATATTCATCTGTAACAGCAAATCCTGAAACACGGTTAAGCGTTTGAAGGACAACCTTTACTGGCTTTTTTTCTCCGTCAAAAGCAACGTGTGCTTCAACATTCCATACAGATGTTTTTTCTGAAGGAACTAACGGAAATCCTAAAACAAAAACTTTGTAACTAAATACGCCAAGCCCGACTGCCAACAAAATGCCGACAAGCAGCTTTAACTGGAGTTTATTCATCTATCAGTCCGAAGAAAAAGAATAGTTAGCAAATAGAAACTGAAAGGAGTGACGAGCTAAGGGGAATCAGGCTTACCGAGCCTATATTTTTGCGAAGAATCAATAAGAAACCCTTTTCGCAAGTCCTTACGTCCGACAAGAAGTTTGTAAGAAAAATGAGTCCTGTCAGTCAGATTAATTTCTGCATCAAACACCTTCGACGCAATATGAATTTGTGCCTTAATTACAGGGCGTTCATCATACCCAGATGGACGCTTTTTAACTCTGACAGTTCTTATATATTGGCAAGTTATACGCTGGGAGTCACCATTACCGTCAATGCTGGTAAAAGTTACCGTCTTCTTTTTTTTATCAATAAAAATGTCAGTAGCATGAAAAGAAGTGCTGTCCGCACCGGTATCCAGTTTCGCATCAACTTCAATAGGATGAGTCTGCCCACAAATACTGACGGCAGCCTTTTCAATATATCCTGCTACCAGCTTATCCTTTATAGCTGGAGCATTAGCGGCAGACGCCACAGTCTGAACATATACTTGAGTAGAAGTCGGGGTGGAGACGGGCTGTTGGGACTGCGCAAGGGAAACTGTGGTGTTGAATATTAGCAAAAGAGCTAAGCACCATGCATAGTACATAATTGTGTCCTATATAAAATCACTGTGTCACACTAAACTGCGTTAACCTACAGTATGGTTTCTCTTTTTTTCCATAATGATTGAGAAAAATACAATAAGCAACTCGAGATGCGCATGTATCGCTAGATACTCGTTGCTACACTTTTCGTCAAACATTGCTCCTATCATCAATAAATTACAGAATTGTACAACAAATGTTGCACATCAACCAACAGGTGTTATTGGCTTTTTTGAACACTTTAACGATCTCACCCGCAAAAGCTGCTCTCTAGCGCCTTGCATCGTTTCGGAACACCCACATTTTCTACTCCTGACATCCCCTTCAATACATAGACAAAAATATCTATTTTGCTTTGACAGGACAACAATATCTCCATCAGCTAGTTCGCAGAAGTACATTTTTATATCTCTGCTTAGCAATTCAATATAATTAATACATATTTCTTGAGAATTAGCATAGATATCTAATCACGCAGAGAGCCGCATAGCATGATCATCCCCCACCCTGTTGATCTCATAAACTTAACTGCCAACTTCGTGAAAATAAAAACGCCTCCATCCAAACGATAAAGGCGCTCTTTGTTATCTTACTCTTTTCGCAAACCATATTTTCGCATTCGCAAATACAAACGCTTACGCGGGATTCCAAGATCAGACGCTGTCTTTTCTATCTTCCCCTCGTTGCGCTCCAATGCGTCAACAATAAGCTGCTTTTCATAGTTCTCCACGAGGTCGTCAAGCACAGTACATCCAGCAGGCAAAACATCGCAGGAATCAACATTTCCTTCACCAGACAAATCAAGCGGCAAACCAAGAACCAGCTGCTGGGCAACATTGCGCAGCTCACGGACATTCCCCGGCCAAGAATATTGCTGAAGACGGCTGCTCATCTCAGGATCAACGTCCGGCACCGGTCTGCTAAAGCGTTCCGCCATAACAGCCATAAAGTAATGAAGCAGTTCCATAACGTCTCCTGCCCTGTCGCGAAGAGGCGGAACATTAATGCGTGCCACATTAAGACGAAAAAACAAGTCCTCACGGAACGTGCCGTTACTCACGGCCTCACGCAGATCAACTTTGGAAGCAGCAACAACTCTGAAATCGACAGGTATAAGCTGGTTACTTCCCACACGCTCAATGACTCGTTCCTGCAATGCACGCAGCAGTTTTACCTGAATATCAAGCGGCATGGACTCTACTTCATCCAGAAAAAGAGTGCCCCCTTGAGCCAATTCGATCTTACCGATGCGCCGACTTGAAGCGTTTGTAAACGCCCCGCGTTCATGCCCGAACAACTCACTCTCAACCAGACTTTCCGGAATAGCACAGCAGTTCAGCGGAACAAATTTTCCGCCATGACGGTTCCCGCAATCATGCAAGGAACGGGCAGTAAGCTCTTTGCCTACACCTGTTTCTCCAAGAATAAGGACATCAACATCAATCGACGCCAAGGAACTTACGGTCTGGCGCAATTGCGTAATTTGTGGTGACGATCCGAGAAGGCGTGATTCCAGATCAAGATCAACAGCAAGGCGCTCCTTCAAATTACGGTTTTCAAGACAAAGGCGACGGGATTCCAACGCGCGCTTGGCAACCTCAATAAGATACTCCGGCGGTGCAGGCTTTTCGAGAAAATCATACGCACCGGAACGAATTGCCTCTAGCGCCATTGGAACATCGCCATGTCCTGTAAGCATGACAACTGGCAACTCTGGCGCAATTTCCGTAATGCGGTTCAGAAGTGTCAGTCCATCCATCCCGGGCATTTTCACATCGCTGATGACCACACCGAGCCAATCCGGAGTAATGTGCGGCAACACCTCTTCCGCAGAGCTGAAGGTTTTTATGGTATATCCTTCAAGCTCAAAGGTCTGCTGGCAAGCCTGCCGAATCATGGGTTCATCATCGACTAAATAAATTTCACCAATGGTGGTCATAATTATCCAACTGCTTTTTGAAATGAGAGAACAAACTTAGTGCCGCCATTTTCGGCATTCACAGCATTGATTTCTCCCCTCATGTCCTTCACAATGTTATAGGAAATTGAAAGGCCAAGCCCTAATCCCTTACCGACTTCTTTGGTCGTATAGAACGGGTCAAAAATTGATTCTTTAACTTCCGGTGGAATTCCGGGACCTGTATCGACAATTTCAATACAGACATTCTCTTCTGCATCAGTGACATCAACAGCAATCTTACGCTCTCCATCATTCTGCAGACCGATAGCATCGATGGCATTACCGATAATATTCACCAGCACCTGTTCAAGCCGGATATCTTCTGCGCTGATGACATGAGGCGCATCGTCATACCGACGCTCTATTTCAATCTCATCTTCTTTAATGCGTGATTTAAGCAACGCCAAAGACTGTTCAATAACCGGAACCACATCCACCGGATGCAGCTTATTTGAAGGGAGACGGGCAAACTTCTTCAGGTGGTTAATCATCCCCGCCATTCTAGCGCTTAGTTCGTCTATCTTCTCAATATTTTCCTGATGTAGATCAAGCTTCCCACGTTCTATAAGCAAGCGGGCATTATGCAGGTAATACCTGATTGCCGACAACGGCTGATTAAGCTCATGCGCAATACCAGCGGAAAGCTGTCCGAGTGCTGCAAGCTTTCCAGCCTGAACAAGCTCATCCTGTACCCTGCGGCGTTCTCGCACTTCCTGCCTGAGCTTCACGTTGATACGGCTCAAATGGTCTGTTTTCTGCCGTACCCTCTTCCGCAACAGCTCTTGCGCCTCTTCACGCTCTGTTACATCATGAAGCGTAATCAGCAAATTACGCTGTGCACGCTGCTGAACAGGACGGATAACCGCTTCCATAGGGAACTCGGAACCATCACGCTTAACGCCACAATATAAGGCAACAACTTGCGAATAATCCTTACTGAAAAATACAAGAGAACATGCATCGCTGAATGCCTGTCGTTCCGGCTCAGTAACAAAGGAAAAAAGCTGCTGCCCGATCATCTCATGCGGCTCTGAATCAAACAGACTAAGAGCCATTGTATTGAAAAAGCGAATAACTCCATCAGGATCGGCTATAACAAGCCCCACCGCAGCGTTATCGATGATAGCCTGTGCATTTGCCTCTTCCACTTCCTGAGCAGTGTCACGAAAAACGCGTAATGCGCCAGCCATCTTACCGATTTCATCATCACCAGCTTCAGGAACAGCATATTTCAGATCACCTCCGGCAATCGCCTGCATGCTTGTTGCCAAGGCATTAAGTCGTGCAACAATGCTGCCGCGCACATAAAACCACAGTACACAGGAAGCAATAATCAGACTGAAAAATACAAGTCCAAGCTGTGCCCATCGAGCATGTTCCAGCTTATCTTTGGTAACTGCAGCAGCGCTAAGGGCCTCATCCTGCGTGCGAGTAACAATTTTCCTGATTGCCGAACGTAGCTGCCCGACAATTATGGTGTTCTCGGTAAGGATCTCCTGCCCTTTAAGATTGTTTGCGAGAATGCGTTTTTTTAGAGCAAAAACGCCGTCTGCTCCTTCCGCTCTGGAAAGCACTTCAGAAAACACCTGATGCAAGGTAAGGGCACTCGCCTCTTCGGAAAAATGCTCCAAGTTTAATCGTAATGAAGCAATCGTGTCACTGGCAAGGGCAGCTAAGTTATCGACATGGGCAACAGTCTGTGCTGATGAAGCCTGCAAAAGCAAACTCACTAACAGATCACCGCTGCTGCCGATGCGGTCAACAATCTTCTTAAACATTCGGTTGGAACGCAGTCTGGCCACAGCAATATTTTTCTCACCCTGCCCGACTGCGCCTCGAATACGGTCAATGTCTGCATCAAAATTATAGTTTAAATCCTGACTAAGCGGTTCAATCTCTTCAAGCATGTCGGAATAGAGCCAGCGGAGACGCTCCATGTGCTTTTGCAGGCGTCTTTCCTCCCGCAAGCGGTCTGCAACAACAAGTTGTAATGAAAACAAGTTGTCATTCAAATGTACCAGCAAGTCATCTATCTCTCGACGAAGTTGCGGATTCGTAGACCCAAGAAGATTCACTTCAGCACTGAATTGCCGCAAAAGCACATCCAAATCAGCACGGATTTTCTTTTGTGTGTCTTCATCCGGAGCAGAGGCAAGGTTTGGAGCAATCGCAATAATCTGTCCACTTGTCTCAGCCACATCAGCAACCTGTGCTAATTCCGGCAAGTTTTTTTCTGTAATGGTTGCGAAAATATCGCTGGAACTTTCCAGAAGAAACAATGCCGTCAGTACCGATAATACAGTAATAGCCGCAATGGTACTAAACGCGAGAAGCAAGCGTTCCCAAATGCCTATTTTGGTAAAAAACGATGGCATCATTACTTTCTTTGTGCTGTATCCAACAGTTCATTAGCTTTTGTGAACCGCTCTTCAATAAACTGCTGCCATTGCAAAATCTGCTGCTGTTGATCAGAGCTTTTGGGCGTTCCATTAAACGAATTGGAAAAAATAGTATTATAAACAGGATTCCGGCTCTGTTCTTCGGTAACAGGTACTTCACTGAGCAACCTGTAGAACTCTTTCTTTACCATGGCAAAAGCAAGGTCATCAGCGCCATGCTGACGTTCGAGAGACAGCATGCGCTTCCAAAGCTGACGTCGCTCAAGCAATTTATATGTAATGAATTCCTCAAAAAGATGATTCACAAGATTATACCGCAACTGCGACAGGTAGACATCATATCGCTTAGAGTTGCCTTCCTTAATCATCTTAAGCAGTTGAGAATGCGTAGGTTTGCCACTGTCATACACTTGCAAGGCAACAGGCAAGCGATGTATCTGCGGGTTAAGCAGAATCGCCTGCCCCTCAGGCGACAACATAAAGTCAATAAACAGTTCAGCCTCAGCAGAGTTACTGCCGTTTTCTAACGCCCCAATTCCTGCCGGAGCAATCAGAGCAGGCTCGCCGTACCGGAATCTGAGATTATCCGCATCCGGCGCACGCCCAAGAATATCAATCACAAGCCCTACGCCATACAGTCCGCCCCGTACTCCTTCTGTCACGCTGAAGCTACGGGCAGAAAGTGTCACAAGGTTACCGGATATGCGCAGCAGGTATGCCCAGCCTTTCTCCCATCCCATCTTTTGCAAAATACTTTCTACAATCAGGTGGGTAGTGCCTGAGCGAGAAGGACTAGTCATAACAACATGACTATAATATTTTGAATCTACTATATCTTCCCAACACTTCGGAGCTGCGATTTCCTCATTATCCAAGTAGGACTGATTCCACATCCACCCCACAGCAGATAACGCAAAACCGTAAAAGTAACCGTCAGGATCATCCACGGACGCCCCGTTTACATCCACGGCCTTATACTGCCGATCACGCTCTGTGCGCCTCAGCATCTGCCCCTGTTTTAAAATCTCAAACGCGTCCGGTGAAGATGCCCAGAATACATCAAAGTTACGGGCATTCCCCCGTAGCAATTCAGCCACGGCTGACGTCGTTTTTTTATTAAGTATAGAAACAGCTATTTCAGGATGGAGATCTTGAAACCGCTTAACAAACGGTTCGTAGAAATTGGGAGGATACGAAGTAATTATTTGCAAACGGGAGTGCTGAGAAGCGTTTGCTGCAGAGACTGATCCTCCGCAAAGAAGAAGAGCAACAGTGACTCCAAACACGCACCAGCAAAAATATCGAACAGCCCTTACGAAGCCAACGTACATTAAGAACCTCCAGACAGTACCGCATGCCAGAAGAAATAGTGTACCTGCTTTAGAGCATGTTACGTGTAACCACTTAATAAAACTCAAAAAATGAATACAATATGGCAAGCGTGCCAAACTATAAAAGCATTTGTACAGAGGGTCAAGAATCTGCCCTTGCTTCCTATTAAGAACGCCCTTCACGCCCAGACTTTAAAAACAATACGCCACACTTGTTCCGATACAATCCTCTAACATTAACCAACACCCCCACGCATATTACCCACGCCAACAATGAGTCATTTAGGAACAAGACGTGTCAAAAGCGACCCATAAAAACACTCTCAAAAAACGTAACCGTTTTCTATATGTACAACAAAGTCAGACCACTAAAGCATTTCGCATTACTGGCACACAATTTGTTATGCGGAACGCAGTACCGTGAAAATATTGTCACGGTAGGAAGAGGAGGAGCACCAAATACCGCTCTTTTTTTTTGTACAAATACGATGCTGCCGGCTGATGGATTTCCGGCTGTAATCGTCAACCGGCGGTCAACCACCGCACACAACGTACGGAGTATGTGATGAAAAAACTTTTAGCATTACTCATGGCACTTGTTTTTGCCTTCCCTATGTATGCTATGGCCGAATACCCAAGCAAACCAATCACTATTATTGTTCCATCTAAAGCTGGTGGCTCAACTGATACTACTGCACGTATTTTTATTAATGCTGCGAAAAAGTACTGGAACGGTGCAAACTTTGTAGTTCAGAACATTCCAGGCTCCGGTGGACAGAAAGGTTTTGAAGCAATCGCACGTGCTAAAAACGACGGCCACACCATCGGCCTTGTTTTCACCACTCAGATTGTATCCCACATTGTTTCCAAGCGTGCTCGCTACACCCTCGACAGCTTCCATGTTATGGGTAACGCTGTAGACGATCCACTTCTCATTGCAGTTCCTAAAGAAAGCCCTATCACCGACCTTGCAGGCTTCATTAAAGCAGCAAAAGAAAACGCACTGACTGTTGCTGTTAACGGCATCGGTTCCGACGACTTTATCGCTGCTAAGAAATTTGAAAACAAAGCAGACGTTAGCTTCAACCTTCTTCCTACAAAAGGTTCTACCGAACAGAAAGCTCTGATTCTTGGTAACCACGCTGACGCAAGCATCATGAACCTTTCTCAGATGCAGGCTCAGCACAAAGCTGGCACCGCTCGCGTTATTGCTCTTCTTAACAAAGAGCGTTCCGACGTTCTTCCTGACGTAAAGACTGCTGCTGAACAGGGTTACGATGTTAACATGACTGCAACCCGCGGTT encodes:
- a CDS encoding tripartite tricarboxylate transporter substrate binding protein — translated: MKKLLALLMALVFAFPMYAMAEYPSKPITIIVPSKAGGSTDTTARIFINAAKKYWNGANFVVQNIPGSGGQKGFEAIARAKNDGHTIGLVFTTQIVSHIVSKRARYTLDSFHVMGNAVDDPLLIAVPKESPITDLAGFIKAAKENALTVAVNGIGSDDFIAAKKFENKADVSFNLLPTKGSTEQKALILGNHADASIMNLSQMQAQHKAGTARVIALLNKERSDVLPDVKTAAEQGYDVNMTATRGFVAPAGIDKDILAKLDDLLAKVNSDPNFIADCKKNVYSRLPMSGEDYRAYLEGLQVETQSFYDKNPW